In the Enterococcus saigonensis genome, one interval contains:
- the prmC gene encoding peptide chain release factor N(5)-glutamine methyltransferase, with protein sequence MAKTYREALLRASSFLKAAGKEAYSIEFVFLARKNWDKTQWLLNMNQVIPLADEKQIELDLAALLQNQPPQYLLGYAYFYTHKFKVNEATLIPRPETEELVDWCLRENKDLTATKKVVDVGTGTGAIGISLKLARMNWQVTVVDIVPETLAVAKENAIALNADISFELGDTLSWAQEEYDIIISNPPYISPSEWELMDESVREFEPKTALFAADNGLAIYRKLAQQAQKVLAPDGQIFLEIGFKQGAAVAKIFQAAFPTKTVIVKKDLSGNERMVYVY encoded by the coding sequence ATGGCTAAGACGTATCGAGAAGCTCTGTTAAGAGCTTCTTCTTTTTTAAAAGCAGCAGGTAAAGAAGCCTATAGTATTGAATTTGTTTTTTTAGCGCGAAAAAATTGGGATAAGACACAATGGCTCTTGAATATGAATCAAGTTATTCCGTTGGCTGATGAAAAACAAATTGAATTAGACTTGGCTGCCTTATTGCAAAATCAGCCACCGCAATATTTGTTAGGTTATGCGTATTTTTATACGCATAAATTTAAAGTAAATGAAGCAACTTTAATTCCAAGACCAGAAACAGAAGAATTAGTTGACTGGTGCTTGCGGGAAAACAAAGACTTAACAGCAACTAAAAAAGTAGTAGATGTTGGGACAGGAACAGGCGCCATTGGTATTTCCTTAAAGTTAGCTAGAATGAACTGGCAAGTTACCGTCGTTGATATTGTGCCAGAAACTTTAGCAGTAGCAAAAGAAAATGCAATCGCCCTAAATGCAGATATATCTTTTGAATTAGGCGACACATTATCTTGGGCTCAAGAAGAATATGATATTATTATTAGTAATCCTCCATACATTAGCCCCAGTGAATGGGAGCTAATGGATGAAAGTGTTCGGGAATTTGAACCTAAAACAGCTTTATTTGCCGCAGACAATGGTTTAGCGATTTACCGTAAATTGGCACAGCAAGCACAAAAAGTTCTAGCTCCTGATGGACAAATTTTTTTGGAAATTGGATTTAAGCAAGGTGCAGCAGTAGCAAAAATTTTTCAAGCGGCGTTTCCAACTAAAACCGTCATTGTCAAAAAAGATTTAAGTGGTAATGAGCGAATGGTCTATGTGTATTAA
- a CDS encoding L-threonylcarbamoyladenylate synthase: METKVYQTDQLHEAAEKLKKGELVAFPTETVYGLGANALLPEAVKQVFAVKGRPSDNPLIVTVADFTMVQDYVDNFHPLTKKIVENYWPGPLTLIFTIKKNSLPSVVTGGLSTAAFRMPANKKTRELIKLAGVPLVGPSANTSGKPSPTTSEHVYHDLKGKIAGIVDDGAASIGLESTVLDLSDSNKAPVILRPGAITQEDLSKLLGVTVALDGHLIRENEAPKAPGMKYKHYAPDTKVLLVKNNDWEKAKVWVKENHLRAGVLAGPTISEKMRYDTACVFMYSKDTAESAAKGLFAGLRALDNKALNLDVILAEIYPEEGIGAAYMNRLKKSASQHYFTPEN, from the coding sequence TTGGAAACTAAGGTATACCAAACGGATCAATTACATGAAGCGGCAGAAAAATTAAAAAAAGGTGAGTTAGTTGCTTTTCCAACTGAAACAGTCTATGGACTGGGAGCTAATGCACTTTTGCCTGAAGCTGTCAAGCAGGTTTTTGCAGTTAAAGGACGTCCTAGTGATAATCCACTAATAGTAACAGTCGCAGATTTTACGATGGTGCAAGACTATGTGGATAACTTTCATCCGTTAACGAAAAAAATTGTAGAAAATTATTGGCCAGGACCATTAACTTTGATTTTTACGATTAAAAAAAATAGTCTACCGTCTGTTGTAACAGGCGGTTTATCCACAGCGGCGTTTCGAATGCCAGCGAATAAAAAAACACGAGAATTAATTAAATTAGCCGGTGTTCCTTTAGTTGGCCCTAGTGCCAATACATCTGGTAAACCCAGTCCAACTACTAGTGAACATGTGTATCATGACTTAAAAGGAAAAATTGCAGGTATTGTGGATGATGGTGCTGCCTCAATTGGTTTAGAGTCAACTGTCCTTGATTTAAGTGATTCAAATAAAGCACCGGTGATTTTACGTCCAGGGGCAATTACGCAAGAAGACCTAAGTAAGTTATTAGGGGTAACCGTCGCTTTAGATGGACATTTAATCCGTGAAAATGAAGCCCCAAAAGCGCCCGGAATGAAATATAAGCACTATGCTCCGGATACAAAAGTCTTATTGGTAAAAAATAATGACTGGGAAAAAGCGAAGGTCTGGGTAAAGGAAAACCATTTACGAGCTGGTGTTTTGGCAGGGCCTACAATTTCAGAAAAAATGCGGTATGATACGGCGTGCGTCTTTATGTATAGTAAAGATACGGCAGAATCAGCTGCAAAAGGACTTTTCGCCGGTTTACGTGCGTTGGATAATAAAGCTTTAAATTTAGACGTTATCTTGGCAGAGATATACCCAGAAGAAGGTATTGGTGCTGCGTATATGAATCGCTTGAAAAAATCAGCTAGCCAGCACTACTTTACACCAGAAAATTAA
- the glyA gene encoding serine hydroxymethyltransferase, translated as MDYREFDPELWEAVDNEFNRQQNNLELIASENIVSPGVLAAQGSVLTNKYAEGYPGRRYYGGCEFVDITENLAIDRAKEIFNAKFVNVQPHSGSQANTAAYLALVQPGDTILGMDLSAGGHLTHGSKVNFSGKTYHFVSYGVDPATEVIDYNVVRILARKHQPKLIVAGASAYSRTIDFAKFKEIADEVGAKLMVDMAHIAGLVAAGLHPSPIPFADITTTTTHKTLRGPRGGMILTNDPDLAKKINSAVFPGIQGGPLEHVIAAKAVAFKEALDPSFKEYSQQVIDNAQAMAKVFNQTPETRLVSGATDNHLLLVDVRGLDITGKIAENVLDKVNITLNKNSIPFESLSPMETSGIRIGTPALTSRGFKEEECTQVAQLVVNALKNRDNAAELAKIKASVKRLTDRFPIYQAIKN; from the coding sequence ATGGACTATCGTGAATTTGACCCAGAATTATGGGAAGCTGTGGATAATGAGTTCAATCGTCAGCAAAATAATTTGGAATTAATTGCCTCAGAAAATATCGTTTCCCCGGGTGTTTTGGCAGCTCAAGGAAGTGTATTGACGAATAAATACGCAGAAGGTTACCCTGGACGTCGCTACTATGGAGGTTGTGAATTTGTCGATATTACTGAAAACTTGGCAATTGATCGTGCCAAGGAAATATTTAACGCCAAATTTGTTAACGTTCAACCTCATTCTGGATCACAAGCTAACACTGCAGCCTATTTAGCTTTGGTTCAACCAGGAGACACGATTTTAGGTATGGATCTTTCTGCTGGAGGACATTTAACCCATGGCTCAAAAGTCAATTTTAGCGGTAAAACCTATCATTTCGTTAGTTACGGAGTTGATCCGGCAACAGAAGTGATTGATTATAATGTCGTGCGTATTTTAGCGCGTAAACATCAACCAAAATTAATTGTGGCCGGAGCAAGTGCTTATTCCCGTACGATTGATTTTGCGAAATTTAAAGAAATTGCAGACGAAGTTGGGGCTAAATTAATGGTTGATATGGCCCATATTGCTGGCTTGGTTGCAGCAGGGTTACATCCTTCACCAATTCCTTTTGCAGATATTACGACTACGACTACTCATAAAACTTTACGAGGACCGCGTGGTGGTATGATTTTAACTAACGATCCGGATTTAGCTAAAAAAATTAATAGTGCGGTTTTCCCTGGTATTCAAGGAGGCCCATTGGAACATGTAATTGCAGCAAAAGCAGTTGCTTTTAAAGAAGCATTAGATCCAAGTTTTAAAGAATACAGCCAACAAGTTATTGACAATGCCCAAGCTATGGCAAAAGTCTTTAATCAAACACCAGAAACCCGTCTTGTTTCTGGTGCCACAGATAATCACCTCTTATTGGTAGATGTTCGTGGTCTAGATATTACGGGGAAGATTGCAGAAAATGTTTTAGATAAGGTAAACATTACTTTGAACAAAAATTCAATTCCCTTTGAATCCTTAAGTCCAATGGAAACAAGTGGTATTCGTATTGGAACTCCGGCACTAACAAGTCGTGGCTTCAAAGAAGAGGAATGCACTCAAGTCGCACAGTTAGTTGTGAACGCACTAAAAAATCGTGATAATGCAGCGGAGTTGGCAAAAATTAAAGCAAGCGTAAAACGATTAACCGATCGTTTTCCAATTTATCAAGCTATAAAGAACTAG
- a CDS encoding ABC transporter ATP-binding protein has product MIELKELGKDYGQKTALQNLSLTIKEGEIFGFLGHNGAGKSTTIKSLVSIIEPTRGQILFDGKELSENRMEIKKKIGYVPDTPDIFLQLSAGEYWDLIAAAYEIENKKTRLKELVELFSMENHVDETLASFSHGMRQKTIIIGALLPDPDIWILDEPMQGLDPQASFDLKELMKQHAAKGKTVIFSTHVLDTAQQLCDELAILKQGELIYNGSVTDLLAENPQESLEAIYLKMAGRKNSEEIVKELAGDGDE; this is encoded by the coding sequence ATGATTGAGTTAAAAGAGTTAGGAAAAGATTATGGTCAAAAGACAGCATTGCAAAATTTATCGCTTACTATTAAAGAAGGAGAAATTTTCGGCTTTTTGGGTCATAATGGTGCCGGAAAATCTACCACAATTAAAAGTTTAGTCAGCATTATTGAACCAACCAGAGGACAAATTTTATTCGATGGTAAAGAACTTTCTGAAAATCGAATGGAGATAAAAAAGAAAATTGGTTATGTGCCAGATACGCCAGACATTTTTTTACAATTATCAGCAGGGGAGTATTGGGATTTAATTGCAGCTGCTTATGAGATAGAAAATAAAAAAACACGCTTAAAAGAGCTAGTGGAATTATTCAGTATGGAAAATCACGTTGATGAAACATTAGCCAGCTTCTCTCATGGTATGCGGCAAAAAACAATTATTATAGGGGCTTTATTGCCAGATCCTGATATTTGGATTTTAGATGAGCCTATGCAAGGGTTAGATCCTCAAGCCTCTTTTGATTTAAAAGAATTGATGAAACAGCATGCAGCAAAAGGCAAGACAGTCATTTTTTCTACCCATGTTTTAGATACAGCACAACAATTGTGTGACGAGTTAGCCATTTTGAAACAAGGTGAGTTAATTTATAATGGTTCGGTGACAGATTTATTAGCAGAAAATCCCCAAGAATCCTTAGAAGCCATTTATTTAAAAATGGCGGGTAGAAAAAATAGTGAAGAGATTGTCAAAGAGTTGGCAGGTGATGGGGATGAGTAA
- a CDS encoding ABC transporter, with translation MSKQLKALIAVSLRYANPQATDRLRKKGRKNLSRAIISQYFLSGLVFLAVYGSMLFLTNFAKMPGTFTYFATLFCLLGLSQGVSIIFNIFFESKDLGSYLPLPFKQGQIFIAKNIVVALSVVPFIIPLLVLFFLTSLKSGINVVMAIFISIALFIVVLLILFAICSLIVFGLARTKVFQKHKKLMTTMLLWVTMAVVVIGILFMNQDTADSYVTDRSIILPMLPLFHITHAPLSSSGLMSIAGLLVFFIILAFLVKWQILPQLYEQVTAISSTEQVVRRKRKKNQNLQQILQRYNFELVKNPSFITQVLSSSLIFPIVFIATFALNGDITLHDLSIKYVGVAFFGGLVLALMTINQTSFVGNLISLDGENYSYMQTLPVSRKEYLVAKFKVGLIIQGGITLLLSLAAGLVLRASLLFLLSFVIGGIFGTILLSQFYFIRDYRLLLIDWTNFSQLFLRGSGRVGLIFMMWGSMIVGALLIGGYVALLNMMDAVLVNGIVLIGVVVIGLWLISYYRRSFWQKLDQVSWQRKIDLARQKKIK, from the coding sequence ATGAGTAAGCAATTAAAAGCTTTAATTGCTGTTAGTTTGCGTTATGCTAACCCTCAAGCTACTGATCGTTTGCGAAAAAAAGGACGCAAAAATTTATCGCGCGCGATTATTAGTCAGTACTTCTTATCTGGTCTGGTCTTTTTAGCAGTTTATGGCTCAATGCTTTTTCTGACGAACTTTGCAAAAATGCCAGGGACATTTACGTATTTTGCCACATTATTTTGTTTATTGGGTTTGTCCCAAGGAGTCAGTATTATCTTTAACATTTTCTTTGAAAGTAAAGATTTGGGGAGTTATTTACCCTTACCATTTAAACAAGGCCAGATCTTTATTGCCAAGAATATTGTCGTGGCTCTTTCGGTAGTTCCGTTTATTATTCCATTGTTGGTTCTATTTTTTTTAACAAGTTTGAAAAGTGGAATAAATGTTGTCATGGCAATATTTATTAGTATCGCATTATTCATTGTTGTGCTCTTAATTTTATTTGCCATTTGTAGCTTAATTGTTTTTGGCCTTGCACGGACAAAAGTCTTTCAAAAGCATAAAAAATTAATGACCACGATGCTTTTATGGGTGACGATGGCCGTAGTCGTTATCGGTATCTTGTTTATGAATCAGGATACTGCAGATAGTTATGTCACTGATCGCAGTATCATCTTACCAATGTTACCCCTGTTTCATATTACTCACGCACCACTTTCAAGTAGTGGTTTAATGAGTATTGCTGGGTTGTTAGTTTTTTTTATAATTTTAGCTTTTCTAGTGAAGTGGCAAATTTTGCCGCAACTGTATGAACAAGTGACTGCTATTTCTAGTACAGAACAAGTCGTGCGGCGCAAACGAAAGAAAAATCAAAATTTGCAACAAATTTTACAACGTTACAATTTTGAATTGGTCAAGAATCCCTCTTTTATTACACAAGTGTTGTCTTCATCATTGATTTTTCCTATTGTCTTTATTGCAACTTTTGCTTTGAATGGTGATATAACGTTACATGATTTGTCTATAAAATATGTTGGTGTTGCTTTTTTTGGTGGCCTTGTTTTAGCCTTGATGACGATTAACCAAACATCATTTGTTGGAAATTTGATTTCTTTGGATGGTGAAAATTATTCCTATATGCAGACGCTACCTGTGAGTCGTAAAGAATATCTAGTAGCAAAATTTAAAGTAGGTCTGATCATTCAAGGTGGTATTACGTTGCTACTCTCATTGGCAGCGGGTCTTGTTTTACGAGCTTCTTTGCTATTTCTGTTATCTTTTGTTATCGGGGGGATTTTTGGAACCATTTTGTTGTCTCAGTTTTACTTTATACGAGATTACCGGCTACTTTTAATAGATTGGACTAATTTTAGTCAGCTTTTTTTGCGGGGAAGTGGTCGCGTCGGATTAATCTTTATGATGTGGGGGAGTATGATTGTAGGTGCTCTTTTAATTGGCGGATATGTTGCGTTATTAAATATGATGGATGCAGTGTTGGTCAATGGTATCGTCTTAATTGGTGTAGTAGTGATTGGCTTATGGCTAATATCTTACTATCGTCGTAGTTTCTGGCAAAAATTAGACCAAGTTTCTTGGCAGAGAAAAATTGATTTGGCAAGGCAGAAAAAAATAAAGTGA
- the upp gene encoding uracil phosphoribosyltransferase, producing MGKFQVIDHPLIQHKLTIIRDKNTGTKVFREVVNEIAMLMAYEVSRDMPLEDIEIETPVAQSTQKTLTGKKVAIVPILRAGLGMVDGILELIPAAKVGHVGLYRDEETLQAHEYFFKMPEDIDNRQIFVVDPMLATGGSAIMAIDSLKKRGASNIKFVCLVAAPEGVRALQEAHPDIDIFTAALDDHLNKHGYIVPGLGDAGDRLFGTK from the coding sequence ATGGGCAAATTTCAAGTAATCGATCATCCCTTGATCCAACACAAATTAACAATTATTCGTGATAAAAACACAGGAACAAAAGTATTTCGAGAAGTTGTAAACGAAATCGCAATGTTAATGGCTTATGAAGTATCACGAGACATGCCATTGGAAGATATCGAGATTGAAACACCAGTTGCACAATCTACTCAAAAAACATTAACGGGTAAAAAAGTTGCCATTGTGCCAATTTTACGTGCTGGTTTGGGTATGGTAGATGGTATTTTAGAATTAATTCCAGCAGCCAAAGTTGGACACGTTGGATTGTATCGAGACGAAGAAACATTACAAGCGCATGAATACTTCTTCAAAATGCCAGAAGATATTGATAACCGCCAAATTTTTGTTGTAGACCCGATGTTAGCAACAGGTGGTTCTGCAATTATGGCGATTGATTCATTGAAAAAACGTGGCGCTTCAAATATTAAGTTTGTGTGCTTAGTTGCCGCTCCAGAAGGTGTACGTGCACTGCAAGAAGCGCATCCAGATATTGATATCTTTACGGCTGCCTTAGATGATCATTTAAATAAACACGGCTACATTGTTCCAGGATTAGGAGATGCAGGCGACCGTTTGTTTGGTACAAAATAA